One Cryptomeria japonica chromosome 9, Sugi_1.0, whole genome shotgun sequence genomic window carries:
- the LOC131066728 gene encoding probable UDP-arabinopyranose mutase 2: MAGPSPTPMLKDELDIVIPTIRNLDFLEMWRPFFQQYHLIIVQDGDPSKTIKVPEGFDYELYNRNDINKILGPKASCISFKDSACRCFGYMVSKKKYIYTIDDDCFVAKDPSGKDINALEQHIKNLLCPSTPFFFNTLYDPYREGADFVRGYPFSLRHGAPTAVSHGLWLNIPDYDAPTQLVKPMERNTRFVDAVLSIPKGTLFPMCGMNLAFDRELIGPAMYFGLMGDGQPIGRYDDMWAGWCVKVICDHLGLGVKTGLPYIWHSKASNPFVNLKKEYKGIFWQEEIIPFFQSATLPKECTSVQQCYIELSKQVKEKLAKVDPYFVKLADAMVTWIEAWDELNPVEKEKSVVANGSSK; the protein is encoded by the exons ATGGCAGGTCCCTCTCCCACCCCTATGCTCAAGGATGAGCTGGATATAGTGATACCCACCATTAGGAATTTGGATTTCCTGGAGATGTGGAGGCCATTTTTTCAGCAATACCATCTCATCATAGTGCAGGATGGAGATCCCTCCAAGACCATCAAAGTGCCCGAGGGCTTCGATTACGAGCTCTACAATCGCAATGATATCAACAAGATCCTTGGCCCCAAGGCCTCCTGCATCTCCTTCAAGGACAGCGCTTGCCGTTGCTTTGGTTACATGGTGTCCAAGAAGAAGTACATTTACacaattgatgatgattgcttt GTTGCCAAGGATCCCTCAGGGAAGGACATAAATGCACTGGAGCAGCACATAAAGAATTTGCTATGCCCATCAACGCCATTTTTCTTCAATACACTGTATGATCCATACAGGGAGGGAGCAGATTTTGTTCGTGGATATCCTTTCAGTCTAAGGCATGGTGCACCTACTGCTGTCTCTCATGGACTCTGGCTCAACATTCCTGACTATGATGCCCCCACTCAGCTTGTCAAACCCATGGAGCGCAACACCAG GTTTGTAGATGCAGTTCTTTCAATTCCAAAGGGCACATTGTTCCCTATGTGCGGGATGAATTTGGCCTTTGACCGTGAATTGATTGGTCCTGCAATGTATTTTGGTCTGATGGGTGATGGCCAGCCCATTGGTCGATATGATGACATGTGGGCAGGATGGTGTGTTAAG GTGATATGTGACCATTTGGGTCTGGGAGTGAAGACCGGATTGCCATATATTTGGCACAGCAAGGCGAGCAACCCATTTGTGAATTTGAAGAAAGAATACAAGGGGATATTTTGGCAGGAGGAGATAATTCCGTTTTTCCAATCAGCTACTCTTCCCAAAGAGTGTACTTCTGTGCAGCAATGCTACATTGAGCTCTCAAAACAAGTCAAAGAGAAGCTTGCAAAGGTAGATCCATATTTTGTGAAGCTTGCAGATGCAATGGTCACTTGGATTGAGGCTTGGGATGAACTTAACCCGGTTGAAAAGGAGAAATCAGTGGTTGCTAATGGATCATCTAAGTAG